A single genomic interval of Candidatus Bathyarchaeota archaeon harbors:
- a CDS encoding ATP-binding protein, translated as MRLRTQFLITLFVFASVVAIIVSSVAATHLRLGELRQHQDIASNAKIRANSLGYISINYFLYQHNLSDWRAMVSVFYDDVCRLNSTSQEQQTLVETVLLDLIVANDTFNDAVTTLQHTPLNKSSGIPMFEELWNKMATQTQQLTFDAERLSNWLDHQSNEVNLANLTLIVVLIALFGAYFFLIYGLVFRRTLNAIAILRSKTKTISQGNLNYPDSEKHRRDEIGELSSDVAAMVRNLKQTTASKEELEKEVAERKKAEQALLEAKVKLQDYAANLEKIVEERTKKILESEQSYRELYESFGEAFVAMDWELTVIHWNKAAERVTRIKAEDALGKKMFDILPEMMSIDFTPYYESLRNKQPARFMMNTVSRETGKDAIFEISTYPSTQGIIIIIEDKTEEEQTKRLSAIGQTAGMVGHDIRNPLQAITSDLYLIKEELNEIPQCKQLQGVQESLATIEENVFYINKIVSDLQDYTRPLSPVFHEVNINTLLSSVVGINFPKNIETTVSVPENLIVKTDASYLKRILSNLVNNAVQAMPNGGKLDIQAAKKGNTLVISVKDTGVGIPDELRDKIFTPLFTTKSKGQGLGLAVVKRLVTGLKGKISYQSQESKGTTFIVELPI; from the coding sequence ATGAGATTAAGAACCCAATTCTTAATCACCCTTTTTGTTTTTGCTTCTGTTGTGGCAATCATCGTTTCCTCAGTAGCTGCTACGCACCTAAGATTAGGCGAATTACGCCAACATCAAGACATCGCAAGTAATGCAAAAATCAGAGCAAACAGCCTTGGATACATTTCAATCAACTATTTCCTCTACCAACACAACCTATCTGACTGGAGGGCAATGGTTTCAGTTTTCTACGATGACGTTTGCAGATTAAATTCAACTAGCCAAGAACAACAAACCCTTGTTGAAACAGTACTTTTAGATTTAATAGTCGCTAACGACACATTCAACGACGCTGTCACAACACTTCAACATACGCCTCTAAACAAAAGTTCAGGCATACCCATGTTTGAGGAACTATGGAACAAGATGGCTACTCAAACACAGCAATTAACTTTTGACGCTGAGCGGCTTTCAAACTGGCTGGACCACCAATCTAACGAGGTAAATTTGGCGAATCTGACGCTGATTGTGGTGTTGATTGCTTTGTTTGGCGCTTACTTTTTTCTCATTTATGGACTAGTTTTTAGGCGCACACTAAATGCGATAGCAATTCTTAGGTCAAAAACAAAAACTATTAGCCAAGGCAATCTAAACTACCCAGATTCAGAAAAGCACAGACGAGACGAAATTGGCGAATTATCCTCCGACGTTGCCGCGATGGTAAGAAACCTCAAGCAGACAACGGCGTCTAAAGAGGAACTTGAAAAAGAAGTTGCTGAAAGAAAAAAAGCTGAACAAGCTCTGCTGGAGGCGAAAGTTAAACTCCAAGATTATGCAGCTAATTTGGAAAAAATTGTTGAAGAGCGCACCAAAAAAATCTTGGAAAGCGAGCAAAGTTACCGCGAGTTGTATGAGAGTTTCGGTGAAGCTTTCGTTGCTATGGATTGGGAGTTAACGGTTATTCATTGGAATAAAGCTGCAGAGAGAGTGACACGAATTAAAGCTGAAGATGCATTGGGCAAGAAGATGTTTGATATTTTGCCTGAGATGATGTCGATTGATTTTACGCCGTATTATGAGTCTCTTCGGAATAAGCAACCTGCGCGGTTCATGATGAACACTGTAAGCAGAGAAACAGGTAAGGATGCAATTTTTGAAATTTCAACGTACCCCTCAACTCAGGGAATAATAATCATAATAGAAGACAAAACGGAAGAAGAGCAAACCAAGCGACTCTCCGCTATCGGCCAAACAGCGGGTATGGTTGGACATGACATCCGCAACCCGCTACAAGCCATAACCAGCGACCTCTATTTGATTAAAGAAGAACTTAACGAAATCCCCCAATGCAAACAACTTCAAGGCGTACAGGAAAGCCTCGCAACGATTGAGGAAAACGTCTTCTACATCAACAAAATAGTAAGTGATCTGCAAGATTACACTCGACCTTTATCGCCTGTTTTTCATGAAGTCAACATTAACACGTTACTCTCAAGCGTGGTCGGTATTAACTTTCCAAAGAATATTGAGACAACAGTGTCGGTTCCAGAAAACTTGATAGTTAAAACCGACGCCTCTTACCTCAAACGGATACTCAGCAACCTCGTAAACAACGCAGTGCAAGCTATGCCCAACGGGGGAAAACTGGACATACAAGCGGCAAAGAAAGGAAACACTTTAGTGATCAGCGTAAAAGATACAGGTGTTGGCATCCCTGATGAGCTTAGAGACAAAATTTTCACGCCGCTGTTTACAACTAAATCTAAGGGGCAAGGGTTAGGTTTAGCTGTGGTTAAACGGTTAGTTACTGGGTTGAAGGGCAAAATTTCCTACCAGAGCCAAGAGAGCAAAGGAACAACCTTCATAGTAGAACTACCGATTTAG
- a CDS encoding bacteriohemerythrin has protein sequence MPLLQWNDNFSVGVAEIDAQHKNLVSYLNDLHFAMTQGKGNSILKSLLDRLVGYTQVHFATEEKYMKQWNYPGYVYHKGEHEVFVKKVAEFKTKFEGGQAVLSIEILSFLKDWVVKHIQGTDKKYGPFFNKHGLK, from the coding sequence ATGCCACTACTACAATGGAACGATAATTTCTCAGTCGGCGTCGCAGAAATCGACGCTCAACACAAAAACCTCGTCTCATACCTAAACGACCTACACTTTGCCATGACACAGGGCAAAGGCAACTCCATCCTCAAATCGCTCTTGGACCGCCTTGTAGGATACACGCAGGTGCATTTTGCAACAGAAGAAAAATACATGAAACAATGGAACTACCCCGGATACGTCTACCACAAAGGAGAACATGAAGTATTCGTGAAGAAAGTTGCTGAATTCAAAACCAAATTTGAAGGCGGCCAAGCAGTGCTATCCATAGAGATATTATCTTTCCTAAAAGACTGGGTAGTAAAGCATATCCAAGGTACAGATAAAAAGTACGGTCCATTCTTCAACAAACACGGACTAAAATAA
- a CDS encoding PQQ-binding-like beta-propeller repeat protein codes for MNKKPISLLILAILLSSLPMPFIINGAKADAPINVTINPDGSIIPSSDVISTSDQVTYTLTQDFYGSINIQRSNIIFDGSNHTITGSGSTYGIYLASVNSVTVKNTVIRGGFQLGINLVQASNNIIKENTIESISLNSINSGILVQLNSNNNTVRENQVIDCFSGIYVEGSDSICSDNTIFNNIVTVGTLGIKFANGASNNRAIDNQITGGVYGFIFDVAGSNNAVVRNTIRDTHLEGGTSAGIMADYTYTTNVIAGNTLQNNTQGLDLYDCSGFRIYANNFIDNNQQVAFENNIYTNDWNYSGQGNYWSDYLTRYPEATEDSGIWDTPYILENSAPNIDYYPLVNPANPAILDIIVTGSGSTEPNAGVYCEIPDTTIEVSQTPVNGGEFYNWILDDVNYTRSTISVVMDTDHTLIAAFKSITYSLTIETSNNGHIYSSDTDGIVDGTTVALPPDSTYEVYAKAQSGYIFSYWLLDGEEYSSSRSITIQFDGDHTLQAVFIPSPIYILPGQDAHAPTTNKLLWSFDTGASIYRTPTIVNGVVYTVNDDGVVYAINATTDMPIWSFSTNDCIYSSPVVVDGVVYVCTEGGYVYALNATTINANGKVVWSYNTEDDLELAPVVVDGVVYVASYYGSVYAFNANPSSEEGELLWNFVADGYVYSNPTAVDGAVYFATDDGYVHALNAQSGEPLWAYQTNDYMDGSPAVDGGVVYVSTEGGSVYALAVTTENSDGVCLWAFDTYSAIYCAPVVVDGVVYVCTEDGYVYAFNATTQNPEGEVIWSYYTDDYFYDTPTVADGVVYATSDNGYIYALAANTENPEGELLWAYSSDDYFRSPVIVADGAVYATANSGYVYALNANPKDTEGELIWTYQTGGRINCAPVYADGVLYATARDGCVYAFADNSKIVFTAEGLKEGDSWSVTFDGITQTSPVNVITFVTCKQGQFSYTITPPEGYTSVSLSETLDVSDSDIAIPVVFTSLSPKTYNVVFTESGLALGTNWSVTFDGTTQNSTTDTIIFSGYADGTYNYTVTTPAGYSTTTNSGTVTVADGDVSQKIAFTQNQYALTVNTVGEGCNVTINPAQDSYTYGASVQLTPVAGSGWVFSGWNGDLTGTDNPVTITMDSDKIITATFEKTNTIIATKTSDNQTYLITLGGNITAQQMANMTITPYEDNATTTIAFIVTGPSGTEGIGTITLPKTAIPYGTTPQVYIDGALAENQSYTQDDENYYITYSTHFSTHIVTIIFVSPQQGTQLTFTQRPPTYQCNITVSQTSTIEPTPTPPEVTPPPTATPTPAPTIAPTPAGIPDYVVLIAAVIALIAVALGIIHKRKSNKWR; via the coding sequence ATGAACAAAAAACCAATTAGCTTACTGATATTAGCTATACTTTTGTCTAGTTTACCCATGCCCTTCATAATTAACGGAGCTAAAGCAGACGCCCCAATAAACGTAACTATAAATCCGGACGGAAGCATAATCCCGTCTTCAGATGTGATTTCCACAAGCGATCAGGTAACCTACACATTAACCCAAGATTTCTATGGATCAATAAACATCCAAAGAAGCAACATAATATTCGACGGTTCGAATCATACCATTACAGGAAGCGGTTCAACATATGGAATATACCTCGCCTCAGTAAACAGTGTAACAGTAAAAAATACAGTAATTAGAGGCGGATTTCAGCTAGGCATAAACCTTGTTCAAGCTTCAAACAATATCATAAAAGAAAACACCATAGAAAGTATTTCTCTAAACTCGATAAATAGCGGTATTCTTGTTCAGCTTAACTCAAATAATAATACCGTCAGAGAGAACCAAGTAATAGACTGCTTTTCTGGCATATACGTAGAAGGTTCTGATTCTATCTGCAGCGACAACACCATCTTCAATAATATAGTGACCGTTGGCACCCTTGGCATAAAATTCGCTAACGGGGCAAGCAACAACCGAGCAATTGATAACCAAATAACGGGTGGAGTCTACGGCTTCATCTTTGACGTGGCTGGTTCAAACAACGCAGTTGTAAGAAACACAATAAGAGATACCCATTTGGAAGGTGGAACTTCTGCAGGAATTATGGCGGATTACACATACACTACTAACGTCATAGCTGGTAATACTCTTCAGAACAATACCCAAGGACTCGACTTGTATGACTGCAGCGGATTTAGAATTTACGCGAACAACTTTATCGACAACAATCAACAGGTTGCCTTTGAGAACAATATCTACACAAACGATTGGAACTATAGCGGGCAAGGCAACTATTGGAGCGATTATCTAACAAGGTATCCAGAGGCGACAGAAGATTCGGGAATTTGGGACACACCCTATATCCTTGAAAATAGCGCTCCAAACATCGATTATTACCCGCTCGTGAATCCAGCCAATCCTGCCATTCTCGACATAATAGTCACAGGGAGCGGTTCGACAGAACCAAACGCTGGAGTATACTGCGAAATCCCAGACACCACAATCGAGGTTAGCCAGACACCGGTAAACGGCGGAGAATTCTACAACTGGATTCTCGATGACGTAAACTACACAAGAAGCACCATATCAGTCGTTATGGATACTGATCATACCCTCATAGCGGCATTCAAGTCCATTACATACAGTTTAACCATTGAAACTTCAAACAACGGGCATATCTACAGCTCTGACACCGATGGAATAGTTGACGGAACAACGGTTGCATTACCTCCAGACTCAACCTATGAAGTCTATGCAAAAGCTCAAAGCGGCTACATCTTTTCATACTGGCTACTTGACGGGGAAGAATACTCCAGTAGCCGAAGCATCACTATTCAATTTGATGGCGACCATACTCTTCAAGCAGTTTTTATTCCTTCGCCCATTTACATTTTGCCCGGACAAGATGCACATGCGCCAACTACAAATAAACTTCTCTGGTCTTTCGACACAGGTGCCTCCATTTATAGAACACCGACAATAGTAAACGGCGTTGTATACACCGTTAATGACGACGGCGTTGTTTATGCAATCAATGCAACTACTGATATGCCGATTTGGAGCTTTAGCACTAATGACTGCATATACTCTTCCCCAGTTGTTGTTGACGGAGTTGTCTATGTCTGCACAGAGGGTGGCTATGTTTATGCGCTTAACGCAACTACTATTAATGCAAACGGTAAAGTAGTCTGGAGCTATAATACAGAAGATGACCTAGAATTGGCTCCTGTCGTCGTTGACGGAGTGGTTTATGTTGCTTCCTATTACGGTTCTGTCTACGCATTTAATGCAAATCCCTCCAGTGAAGAAGGCGAACTGTTATGGAATTTTGTAGCAGATGGTTATGTATACTCTAATCCAACAGCTGTTGACGGAGCGGTATACTTCGCCACAGACGACGGATATGTTCATGCACTCAATGCCCAAAGTGGCGAACCGCTGTGGGCATACCAAACAAATGATTACATGGATGGCTCTCCCGCTGTCGATGGTGGAGTAGTTTATGTGTCCACCGAAGGCGGCTCTGTATACGCTCTGGCAGTCACTACTGAGAACTCAGACGGCGTATGCTTATGGGCATTCGATACCTACAGCGCTATTTATTGTGCACCGGTAGTTGTTGATGGAGTGGTCTATGTATGCACAGAGGATGGCTATGTTTACGCATTCAATGCTACAACCCAGAACCCAGAGGGCGAAGTCATATGGAGCTACTACACCGACGATTACTTCTATGATACACCCACAGTCGCTGACGGAGTAGTTTATGCTACATCAGACAACGGCTATATCTACGCGTTAGCAGCCAACACTGAAAACCCAGAAGGCGAACTGTTATGGGCTTACTCCTCGGATGACTACTTCCGGTCCCCTGTCATAGTTGCTGATGGAGCAGTCTATGCAACAGCCAACTCCGGCTATGTTTATGCACTTAATGCCAACCCCAAAGACACGGAAGGAGAACTTATTTGGACCTACCAAACAGGAGGCCGCATCAATTGCGCCCCCGTTTATGCTGACGGCGTACTGTATGCGACTGCACGTGATGGCTGTGTCTACGCTTTCGCAGATAACTCCAAAATAGTCTTCACTGCGGAAGGCCTCAAAGAAGGCGACAGTTGGAGCGTAACATTTGATGGTATAACTCAAACATCGCCAGTTAATGTAATAACCTTCGTAACTTGCAAGCAAGGACAATTTAGCTATACTATAACGCCGCCCGAAGGCTACACAAGCGTCAGCCTAAGTGAAACATTAGATGTCTCCGACAGCGACATTGCTATACCCGTTGTCTTCACAAGTTTAAGTCCAAAAACCTACAATGTGGTTTTCACTGAATCAGGTCTAGCTTTAGGCACCAACTGGAGCGTAACCTTCGATGGAACAACTCAGAATTCAACCACTGACACTATTATCTTCAGCGGCTACGCCGACGGCACCTACAACTATACAGTAACGACACCAGCAGGCTACTCAACCACAACTAATTCTGGAACAGTCACAGTTGCAGACGGCGATGTATCACAAAAAATCGCATTTACCCAAAACCAGTACGCCCTAACAGTCAACACAGTCGGCGAAGGCTGCAATGTAACTATAAATCCCGCTCAAGACTCCTACACTTATGGCGCATCAGTTCAGCTTACGCCTGTAGCTGGATCAGGCTGGGTCTTCAGCGGATGGAACGGAGACTTAACAGGCACTGATAATCCAGTAACAATCACTATGGACAGCGACAAGATCATAACTGCCACCTTTGAAAAAACAAACACCATAATCGCAACCAAAACATCCGATAACCAAACCTACCTAATAACGTTAGGCGGTAACATTACAGCGCAACAAATGGCCAACATGACAATAACTCCATACGAAGACAATGCCACCACAACCATAGCTTTCATTGTAACTGGTCCAAGCGGAACAGAAGGCATTGGCACCATAACATTGCCAAAAACAGCAATACCCTATGGAACCACACCGCAGGTTTACATTGACGGCGCCTTAGCAGAGAACCAATCATACACCCAAGACGACGAAAACTATTACATTACATATTCGACCCACTTTAGTACCCACATAGTTACTATAATCTTTGTTTCTCCGCAACAGGGAACCCAGCTAACCTTTACCCAGCGGCCACCCACATACCAATGTAACATAACGGTTTCGCAAACAAGCACAATTGAACCAACCCCAACACCGCCAGAAGTCACACCGCCGCCTACTGCAACGCCAACACCAGCCCCGACCATAGCACCGACACCTGCAGGAATCCCAGATTATGTGGTGCTTATCGCTGCGGTAATTGCTCTTATCGCTGTAGCATTGGGCATTATCCACAAGAGAAAAAGCAACAAGTGGCGTTAA
- a CDS encoding ribbon-helix-helix domain-containing protein gives MSEENKRERITIRLTKRYLDLLNTLIDKGVYNSRNEAIRDALRIMYEYHGLKVAPEKKSTKVADS, from the coding sequence ATGTCTGAAGAAAATAAACGGGAACGCATAACCATCCGATTAACCAAACGCTACCTCGACCTACTAAACACGCTTATCGACAAAGGCGTCTACAACAGTCGCAACGAAGCCATACGTGACGCGTTGCGCATAATGTATGAGTATCATGGGTTGAAAGTGGCTCCGGAAAAGAAGTCAACCAAAGTCGCCGACAGCTGA
- a CDS encoding methyltransferase, whose translation MSKKSKPVEHYFSSVPKCDDRFGLVRAKLRGRSFEFLTSSSVFSKKKVDLGTHVLIDAMVLPEKGSVLDIGCGYGAVGIAAAASNPNLRVVMTDVNMRAVRLARQNVVNNRIRNAEVRYGYLYEPVADMRFDCVLSNPPVSAGMDTVKGVIAGAAGVLAAGGSFQMVIRSKIGAKALPEAFVAVFGNCEVLARESGFRVLMGRVGV comes from the coding sequence ATGAGCAAGAAAAGTAAACCTGTGGAGCACTATTTTTCTTCTGTTCCTAAATGTGATGACCGCTTCGGGTTAGTTCGCGCTAAGCTGCGGGGGCGTAGCTTTGAGTTTTTGACTTCTTCTAGTGTGTTTTCTAAGAAAAAGGTAGATTTGGGTACCCATGTGTTGATTGACGCTATGGTTCTCCCAGAGAAAGGTAGCGTGCTTGACATCGGCTGCGGTTACGGCGCGGTAGGAATCGCGGCGGCAGCGTCCAACCCGAACTTGCGTGTGGTCATGACGGATGTGAACATGCGTGCGGTGCGTCTTGCACGGCAGAACGTGGTGAATAATAGAATCCGTAACGCTGAAGTCCGCTACGGTTACCTCTATGAACCAGTGGCTGATATGCGGTTTGACTGTGTTTTGTCTAATCCGCCTGTGAGCGCCGGGATGGACACTGTGAAAGGGGTTATTGCGGGGGCGGCGGGGGTTTTGGCAGCTGGGGGGAGTTTTCAGATGGTTATTCGCAGTAAAATCGGAGCTAAGGCGTTGCCTGAGGCGTTTGTGGCGGTGTTTGGGAATTGTGAGGTTTTGGCGCGGGAAAGTGGTTTTCGTGTGCTTATGGGTCGAGTGGGCGTTTAG
- a CDS encoding RNA-guided pseudouridylation complex pseudouridine synthase subunit Cbf5, which translates to MPRTLPPWETKRELLTKAEDHTDPKYGCKPSERPAKQFIKFGTINLDKPAGPTSHEVAAWTKKILKLETIGHGGTLDPNVTGVLPVTLEEATKMVQALLYSGKEYICVLKLHGDVDEPSIRHVLSMFEDEIYQRPPLRSSVKRQLRTRRIYYIDYLERDGRNVLFKVGCEGGTYIRKLCFDIGEILGVGGHMQELRRTRAGPFQETSAKCVTLHDVAYWFGEYERTKDQSYLCRFIEPMETALMQLPKIVVRDSAVDALCHGANLTAPGVCQVDSGIEKSNIVAIFTLKGEAVALGRAQVSTQEMLDLRHGVVATLARVLMPRNVYPKVWKSGGGDEQEK; encoded by the coding sequence ATGCCCCGAACGCTTCCACCATGGGAAACCAAACGTGAACTGCTAACCAAAGCCGAAGACCACACGGACCCAAAATACGGCTGCAAACCCAGCGAACGCCCCGCTAAGCAATTCATAAAATTCGGCACCATAAACCTCGACAAACCCGCAGGCCCCACAAGCCACGAAGTCGCCGCATGGACTAAAAAGATCCTTAAACTCGAAACCATCGGTCACGGTGGCACTTTGGATCCTAATGTCACAGGCGTTTTGCCTGTTACTTTGGAGGAGGCCACGAAGATGGTGCAGGCGTTGCTCTACAGCGGTAAAGAATACATCTGTGTGCTTAAGCTGCATGGCGACGTGGATGAACCGTCGATTCGGCATGTTCTGAGCATGTTTGAGGACGAAATCTATCAGCGCCCGCCCCTGCGTTCCTCAGTGAAGCGGCAGTTGCGTACAAGACGCATCTACTATATTGACTACCTCGAAAGGGACGGTCGAAACGTGCTCTTCAAGGTTGGCTGTGAAGGAGGAACCTACATCCGTAAACTCTGCTTCGACATAGGCGAAATCCTCGGCGTGGGCGGTCACATGCAGGAGCTTCGCAGAACCCGTGCTGGGCCCTTCCAAGAAACCAGCGCCAAATGTGTCACACTTCACGATGTTGCTTACTGGTTTGGCGAGTACGAACGTACCAAAGACCAAAGCTACCTTTGCCGATTCATCGAACCCATGGAAACCGCGCTTATGCAGCTTCCCAAAATCGTGGTCCGCGACTCTGCAGTGGATGCCCTCTGTCATGGTGCAAATTTGACGGCGCCAGGTGTTTGCCAAGTTGACAGCGGCATAGAAAAGAGCAACATAGTCGCCATTTTCACGCTTAAGGGTGAAGCGGTTGCGTTGGGTCGCGCTCAGGTTTCGACGCAGGAAATGCTTGATTTGCGTCATGGGGTGGTGGCGACGTTGGCGCGTGTGCTTATGCCTCGAAACGTTTACCCCAAAGTCTGGAAGTCAGGCGGCGGCGATGAGCAAGAAAAGTAA
- a CDS encoding 50S ribosomal protein L14e — MPAIEVGRICVKQGGRECCTKCVIIDVMDKSYVLVTGPKKVTGLKRRRANINHLMPLEDKIEVKRGASDDEVAAALDAAGKTAEMTHHH; from the coding sequence ATGCCAGCTATTGAAGTCGGCAGAATATGCGTCAAGCAAGGCGGCCGCGAATGCTGCACCAAATGCGTCATCATCGACGTCATGGACAAAAGCTACGTATTAGTCACAGGCCCCAAAAAAGTCACAGGCCTAAAACGCAGACGCGCCAACATAAACCATCTTATGCCCCTAGAAGACAAAATCGAGGTTAAACGGGGCGCATCAGACGACGAAGTCGCCGCTGCATTGGACGCTGCAGGTAAAACCGCAGAAATGACGCATCATCACTAG